A region of the Ornithinimicrobium ciconiae genome:
GTGGCGGTCCTCCAACCGGATGTCGGTGCCGCGCTGCCCCAGCAGCTCGGCGCCGGCTGAGATCGTCGGCTGCCAGTCGAAGACGACCGCGTCGTCCTCGGGACCGATGAGCACCGTGGACCCGGCGACCGCGCCGGCCTTGAGCAGCTCCTCCTCGACACCGAGGCGGTTGAGGCGCTCGGCGAGATAGCCCACCGCCTCGTCGTTGCCGAAGTCGGTCTGGCGCACCCAGCGGGTGGGGCGGTCGCCGATCACCCGGAAGAGGGGTCCCTCCGCGGTGTTCTCGCGGCGGATGTGGAACTGGGAGTCGTCGATCGCCTTGGGCCGCACCACGGCCCGGGCGGGCTCGATGACGATCTGCTCGGCCCGAGCCCGCGACACGGCACCCGCCAGCGCAAAAGTCAGCTCCTTGAGCCCCGTGTGCGCCACCGCGGAGACGATGTGCACCTCCAGCCCGCGGGCCTCCAGGTCGGGCTTGACCATCTCGGCCAGTTCGCGAGCCTCGGGCACGTCCGCCTTGTTGAGCACGACCATCCGGACTCGGTCGGCCAGCGGGATGCCGCCGAGCGAGGCGTCCGGCACGTACTCCGCAAGCTCGTGCTCGATAACATCCAGGTCGGTCAACGGGTCCCGTCCCGGCTCCAGGGTCGCGCAGTCGATGACGTGCACCAGCACGTGACAGCGCTCGACGTGCCGCAGGAACTGCAGACCCAACCCCTTGCCCTCAGACGCCCCGGGGATCAGCCCCGGCACGTCGGCGACGGTGAACCGCTCGCCACCGGCGGTGACCACACCCAGGTTGGGCACCAGGGTCGTGAACGGGTAGTCGGCGATCTTGGGCCGGGCCGCGGACAGCACCGAGACCAGGCTGGACTTGCCCGCGGAGGGGAAACCGATCAGCGCGACGTCAGCCAGGGTCTTGAGCTCGAGGATGACCTCCCGGGACTCCCCCGGCTCACCCTTGAGGGCAAAGCCGGGCGCCTTGCGCCGGCGGCTGGCCAGCGCCTTGTTGCCCAGGCCGCCACGCCCACCCTTGGCGGCGGCATACTCCGCCCCGGCCCCGACCAGGTCGGCGAGGATCTCACCGTCGCGGGTGGTGACGACGGTGCCGTCCGGGACCGCCAGCACCAGGTCCTCACCCTGGGCGCCGTTGCGCTCATCGCCCTCGCCGGGGCGCCCACTCTGGGCCTTGCGGTGGGGTCCGTGGTGATACTCCAGCAACGTGGTGATCTGCGGGTCGACCCGCAGCGTGATGTCTCCCCCACGCCCTCCGTTGCCGCCATCGGGGCCGCCCAGCGGCTTGAACTTCTCCCGGTGGATGGAGGCCACTCCGTGGCCGCCGTTGCCCGCCTGCAGATTGAGCACGACGCGGTCGACGAACGTGGCCATGGTTGATCCTCTCAAAGTCACTGTGTTGCTGGATAGACAACGACGCCGGTGGTTGCCCTCAGGCAACCACCGGCGTTGTGTTGTATGTCGTGTGCTCGCCTGAGGCGAACGGGACCTGCTCGCCTCAGGCGGGCTGGTCCGCTGTCTGTGCCGCGACGATGTTGACGACGCGACGGCCGCCCTTGGCGCCGAACTCGACGGCGCCCGCGGTCAGCGCGAACAGCGTGTCGTCCTTGCCACGGCCGACACCGACACCCGGGTGGAAGCGGGTGCCACGCTGGCGGACGATGATCTCACCGGCGCCGACGATCTGGCCGCCGAAGCGCTTGACGCCGAGGAACTGTGCATTCGAGTCGCGACCGTTCTTGGTCGAGGACGCACCCTTCTTGGTTGCCATCTGTCATTCCTCCTGAGGGAAGCTAGTCGTCGCCGCTCAGGCGTCGATCGCGGTGATCTTGACCTGGGTCAGCGGCTGGCGGTGGCCCTGCCGCTTCTTGTAACCGGTCTTGTTCTTGTACTTCTGGATGACGATCTTGGGACCCTTGGCGGCCTGGACCACCTCAGCGGTGACCTTGACCTTGGCCAGGGCGTCACCATCGGTGGTCACCGTGGTGCCGTCGACAACCATGAGCGGAGTGAGCTCGACGGCATCGCCGGCCTCGCCGCTCACCTTGTCGATGATGAGGACGTCGCCAACGGAGACCTTCTCCTGGCGGCCGCCAGCGCGGACGATCGCGTACACGTTCAACTCACTTCCTGCAGTTCCTGGTGTGGGGGTGGATGAGATCCGGACCCGGGAGCGGGGTGACACACCCCGATGGCGCCGACGCGACGCACCGAGGGTCTAGCCTACCTCGCTCCTGGGCCCTGGGACAAACTCAGTGGCTGCTCTCGGGTCCGGACTCGCCCGGCGAGCCGGCGCTGGTGCCCGGTGTCTGTCCGTCGGGAGAACCTGTGGCGTCGGTCGGAGCGCCGGTCGGCGGACCTGCCGGAGCGACCACCCGACCGCGGCCGCGACGCCGCGTCGGAGCCTGGGTCGGTGCTGCCGGAGACTCCTGTGCCGGGCCCGTGTCAGCGTCGACGTGGACCGCCTCCGGCCGGCCGGTGCCTGCGGTGACGACAGGTGCCGCGTCGCCGCCGGTCGTCCCCGCCACGCGGGTCTGGGGCGCGGGTGCGGCAGCCGTCTCCGCGGCGGGCGGAGCCTTCGGCGCTGACTGGGCACGTCGCGACGCTCGGCGGGCACCCCGCACACGCGGGGCAGGTGGCTCGCTGCTGGCCGCCGGGTCCGGCGTCGTCGCCACCGGAGATGGTGCCGCTGCAGGTGCGGCGCCGGAAGAGTCGACGGAGGGATCTGCCGCACTCGTCGAGAGCTCCGGCGAGTCAGCGGGGGTCGCTGCGCTCGGCGGACGCCACACGGTCGCGCCACCGGAGCGACGAGGCGTGCCGGTGCTCTTGCGTGTGCCGGTGCTCTTCGGCGCGTCGGTGCTCTCCGGCGTCCCATCAGCGGCTGCCGATGTGCCAGCGACAGCCGCGGAGTCTGCGACCGGGTCGTCAGCCACCTTGGCGCTGGCCTGGGCCGAGCTCGCGACCGCTGCCGCGTGCGCCGCCGCAGCGATCTGGGCCGGGGTGGGACCACCCGGTGCCGGAGTGGGGCGGCTCGGCGCCGCGCTGTCGTTGCCCGAGGTACCTGTGCGCCCGCGACCCCGCCTGCCTCCACCAGAGGAGGAGCTGGCGTGGTGTCCCCCGCCGTCAGACTTCTCGATCGGCTCAGAGTGGACGACGATGCCGCGCCCGCTGCAGTGCACACAGGGCTCCGAGAAGACCTCGATCAGGCCCGCACCGACACGCTTGCGCGTCATCTGGACCAGGCCCAGCGACGTCACCTCAGCAACCTGGTGCTTGGTGCGGTCGCGCCCCAGGCACTCCAGCAGCCGTCGGACGACGAGGTCACGGTTGCTCTCCAGCACCATGTCGATGAAGTCGATGACGATGATGCCGCCGATGTCGCGCAGCCGCAGCTGGCGGACGATCTCCTCGGCCGCCTCGATGTTGTTCTTGGTGACCGTCTCCTCGAGGTTGCCACCCGAGCCGACGAACTTGCCGGTGTTGACGTCCACGACCGTCATGGCCTCGGTGCGGTCGATGACCAGCGAGCCGCCCGAGGGCAGCCACACCTTGCGGTCCATCGCCTTCGACAGCGCCTCGGTGACGCGGTAGTGGGTGAACACGTCCTGGGTGCCGGTCCACTTCTCCAGCCGCTCAGCCAGGTCCGGGGCCACGGAGCTGATGTAGTCGCTGACCTCGGTCCAGGCCTGCTCTCCGGAGACGATGACCTTGGCGAAGTCCTCGTTGAAAACGTCGCGGATGACCCGGACGGTCATGTCCGGCTCACCGTGCACCAGCGCGGGGGCATTCGCGCTCTTCTGCTTGGACTCGATGCGCTGCCACATGCCGGTCAGCCGCTCGACGTCAGCGCGCAGCTCCTCCTCACTGGCCCCCTCGGCCGCGGTGCGCACGATCACGCCAGCCCCCTCGGGCACGACCTCCTTGAGGATCTTCTTCAGGCGGGCACGCTCGGTGTCGGGCAGCTTGCGTGAGATACCGGTCATCGAGTTGCCCGGCACGAGCACCAGATAACGCCCCGGCAGGGAGACCTGCGAGGTCAGCCGGGCGCCCTTGTGACCGATGGGGTCCTTGGTGACCTGCACCAGGACCGAGTCCCCGGACTTGAGGGCATTCTCGATGCGCTTGGGCTGGTTGTTGTCCAGGCCGGCTGCGTCCCAGTTGACCTCGCCGGCATACAGCACCGCGTTGCGGCCCTTGCCGATGTCGACGAACGCGGCCTCCATGCTGGGCAGGACGTTCTGGACACGGCCGAGATAGACGTTGCCGACAGCGGTGGTCTGGGTCTCGCGCGAGACGTAGTGCTCGACCAGCACACCGTCCTCCAGGACGCCGATCTGCGTGCGGTCCTTGAGCCCGCGGACCACCATGGTGCGCTCGACGCTCTCGCGGCGCGCCAGGAACTCGGCCTCGGTGATGATCGAGCGGCGACGACCTGCCTCCCGGCCCTCACGGCGGCGCTGGCGCTTGGCCTCGAGGCGGGTCGAGCCACGCACCCCGGTGACCTCCTCGCGTGCGCGCCGGGACTCACCGGCCTCGGTGTCCTCTCCGCGGCGGTTGCTGCGCCGACGGCGACGGACGTTGCTCGAGGTGCCCTCCCCCGGCACGGTGGTCTCGCCGCTGGTGTCGTCCGCCTCGCCGGTGGTCTCGGTCTGCTCGTCCTGGCCCTCGCCGCTGTCGTCGAGGCTGCCGCCACGCCCGCGGCGGCCCTTCCCGCCGCGGCGGCGACGGCGCCGGGCGTTGGCGCTCTCGGAGTCGTCGCTGTCGTCCTCGCCCTGCCACCCACCCTGGGGGCCGCGGTCAGCACCGCGACCGTCACTGTCGGAGTCGTCCGGTCCCTGCTGAGCCCCGCCCTGCTGAACGCTGCCTTGCTGTGCACCGCCCTGCTGAGTCTCGCCTTGCTGAGGACCGCCCTGCTGAGGACCGCCCTGCTGAGTCCCGCCCTGCGTCGACTGGCCGCGGCCCTGGGTCTCGCTCTGGCCGCCCCGGCGGGTCCCACGCCCCCGCGGGGATCCGGTCGGTGCGGGGGTCGCACCTGATGCGTCAGTGGCCGAGTCGGTGGAGTCGGCCTCCGGTGCTGTCGCGCTGGGCGCGTCGGCCTGAGTGGGCTCAGCACGACGGCTGCGAGGCTGGCGAGCTGGCACCGCCGAGAGGTCGGGGGCCTGGAACAGCAACCCGAAGGGTGAGGCCGCAGCCGCAGTCTCCGGCTCCTCGTCGCCATCCTTCGCGTCTGCGGCGTCGGCAGGGTCATCCGTTGGGGCGTCCTGGGCCGGGTCGGCTCCACCGACCGCAGGCGTAGCCGCGTCGGTCCCCTGCGTGTCGAGAGCGGCGTCCGCAGTTTCTGCGGCAGCTTCGTCGTCCCCTGCGGAGAGGGCCTTTGCAGCCGTCTCTGAGGTCGTCTCCCCCGGGGTCGCCTTCTTCGTGGTCGCCTTCGTGGCAGACGCCTTCTTCACGGTCGCCTTCGTGGCAGTCGTCTTCTTCACGGTCGCCTTCGTGGCAGTCGTCTTCTTCGCGGCGGCCTTCGTGGCAGTCGCCTTCTTCGCAGGCGCCTTCCTCGCGGTGGTCTTCTTCGCAGTGGCCGACTCGGCAGCGGCCTCCTCGGTGGCGCCCTCGACTCCCGCCTCCTGCGCAGCGTCCTGTGCAGCGCCGACAGCCTGGTCAGCGGCGGCCGGATCGACCGTCTTCGCGGCCGACTTGCGCGCGCGCTTGGCCGGCGCCTTCTTGGTCGGGGCCGTCACGGGCTGACCGCTCTGGTCGTGTGAGAAGAGCCCTCCCAAGGAACTGGCTGAGTCGTTGGACTGTGAGGGTGTCTCGGTTGCTTCCGAGGGCGTGTCGGGCTGCTGGTCCATGGTGTCCATGGGCTTCCTCTCGTGGCTCGCCAGGAGCCCACACCCGGACCCGTGGGCCCACTCCCGCGAGTCGCGGGGTGCGTCGTCGGACCGGCAGGGCGCCGATCGGACGGAAGTCGTCCGGTTACGCCGGGCGGCTCGCGCACTTCGCGCGTCACCGTGGCGGCGCCGACCAGATCCATGCGCGGCCCGGATACGTTCTGCGGCCGCTCACTCGCGTGCCAGCCCTTCAGGCCGCACTGCGGGAGATCGTGTCGGGTTGGGCGGCTGGTGTGGTGGGTCGCTCAACCACGGCCACTATCTCACAGGTGGACCTTTTCTCTGATCAGGCGAGCGGATCGAGGACGGTGTCCCCCTCGCCGAGCAGACCCTGCGCCAGACGGGTGCTCGCCGGCCGCGGCAGATCAGCACCGCTGACCTCGGCCAGGGCACTCCAGAGCTCCGCCGGACGGACCGTCGGAGTCGTATGCCGCACGGTGAGCAGGAGCATCGCCCCCGCCTCGCTCTCCTGCACCTCGGCAGCCACTACCGGTTGGCGCACGTCGATCGCCCGAGGTCCCTGCTTCATCACCCGGGTGACCTCGACCGAGTCCCGCGCCAGGAAGGCCTCCACCACGACGCGGAGCTGGCCGACGGCCAGCTCGGGAAAGACCAGCTGCCACCGGCTGGCCTCCAGGCGGTCCGCCAGAGCGCCGGGAGCAGCCTCGACCACCTCCACGATGTCCAGCCCCTCGGGCAGCGCCGCACTGAGCGCGCTGGAGAGCTGCGCAGGGTCCACGAAGCGGGTCACGGACAGCTCGACATACTCCGCCTCCGAGGCCACTCCGGTCGGGGCTGCATTGGCATAGCTGATCTTGGGATGCGGGTGGAAGCCCGCGGAGTAGGCCATGGGCACCTCGGCCAGCCGCACGGCCCGCTCCAGGGCCCGTTGGAAGTCCCGGCTGGAGGTGAACCGCATCCGTCCCCGCTTCGCATAGCGCACCCGCAGCTTCTGCACGGCGGGTTCGGGTGTCGGGCCCTGGGGAACGCGCCGCGCTGTTGCCATGCCTGGAGACTATCCAGCGGCGCGCTGAATCCCTCGGTGGGTCTCACCGTCTCGAGACTCACCCCGGGTGTGGCGAACTCCACGTCTCCCGCTCTTGGGCGCGGCGGGGGCAGGGTCGTACAGTCGCCACCAAAGACTTTGTTGCTGCAGGCCGCACTCAACGAGGCGTTGCGACCGTTCTGCGACTGACCCCACCCCACCCGGAGGTCCTTCAGTGCGTGTCCACAACTTTGCCG
Encoded here:
- a CDS encoding TIGR03936 family radical SAM-associated protein, with the protein product MATARRVPQGPTPEPAVQKLRVRYAKRGRMRFTSSRDFQRALERAVRLAEVPMAYSAGFHPHPKISYANAAPTGVASEAEYVELSVTRFVDPAQLSSALSAALPEGLDIVEVVEAAPGALADRLEASRWQLVFPELAVGQLRVVVEAFLARDSVEVTRVMKQGPRAIDVRQPVVAAEVQESEAGAMLLLTVRHTTPTVRPAELWSALAEVSGADLPRPASTRLAQGLLGEGDTVLDPLA
- the obgE gene encoding GTPase ObgE, giving the protein MATFVDRVVLNLQAGNGGHGVASIHREKFKPLGGPDGGNGGRGGDITLRVDPQITTLLEYHHGPHRKAQSGRPGEGDERNGAQGEDLVLAVPDGTVVTTRDGEILADLVGAGAEYAAAKGGRGGLGNKALASRRRKAPGFALKGEPGESREVILELKTLADVALIGFPSAGKSSLVSVLSAARPKIADYPFTTLVPNLGVVTAGGERFTVADVPGLIPGASEGKGLGLQFLRHVERCHVLVHVIDCATLEPGRDPLTDLDVIEHELAEYVPDASLGGIPLADRVRMVVLNKADVPEARELAEMVKPDLEARGLEVHIVSAVAHTGLKELTFALAGAVSRARAEQIVIEPARAVVRPKAIDDSQFHIRRENTAEGPLFRVIGDRPTRWVRQTDFGNDEAVGYLAERLNRLGVEEELLKAGAVAGSTVLIGPEDDAVVFDWQPTISAGAELLGQRGTDIRLEDRHRPTRGEKREAFHGKMDAAAAARQELEKDRRAGVWTDPEDT
- the rplU gene encoding 50S ribosomal protein L21 — its product is MYAIVRAGGRQEKVSVGDVLIIDKVSGEAGDAVELTPLMVVDGTTVTTDGDALAKVKVTAEVVQAAKGPKIVIQKYKNKTGYKKRQGHRQPLTQVKITAIDA
- the rpmA gene encoding 50S ribosomal protein L27, translating into MATKKGASSTKNGRDSNAQFLGVKRFGGQIVGAGEIIVRQRGTRFHPGVGVGRGKDDTLFALTAGAVEFGAKGGRRVVNIVAAQTADQPA
- a CDS encoding Rne/Rng family ribonuclease; the encoded protein is MKKASATKATTKKATPGETTSETAAKALSAGDDEAAAETADAALDTQGTDAATPAVGGADPAQDAPTDDPADAADAKDGDEEPETAAAASPFGLLFQAPDLSAVPARQPRSRRAEPTQADAPSATAPEADSTDSATDASGATPAPTGSPRGRGTRRGGQSETQGRGQSTQGGTQQGGPQQGGPQQGETQQGGAQQGSVQQGGAQQGPDDSDSDGRGADRGPQGGWQGEDDSDDSESANARRRRRRGGKGRRGRGGSLDDSGEGQDEQTETTGEADDTSGETTVPGEGTSSNVRRRRRSNRRGEDTEAGESRRAREEVTGVRGSTRLEAKRQRRREGREAGRRRSIITEAEFLARRESVERTMVVRGLKDRTQIGVLEDGVLVEHYVSRETQTTAVGNVYLGRVQNVLPSMEAAFVDIGKGRNAVLYAGEVNWDAAGLDNNQPKRIENALKSGDSVLVQVTKDPIGHKGARLTSQVSLPGRYLVLVPGNSMTGISRKLPDTERARLKKILKEVVPEGAGVIVRTAAEGASEEELRADVERLTGMWQRIESKQKSANAPALVHGEPDMTVRVIRDVFNEDFAKVIVSGEQAWTEVSDYISSVAPDLAERLEKWTGTQDVFTHYRVTEALSKAMDRKVWLPSGGSLVIDRTEAMTVVDVNTGKFVGSGGNLEETVTKNNIEAAEEIVRQLRLRDIGGIIVIDFIDMVLESNRDLVVRRLLECLGRDRTKHQVAEVTSLGLVQMTRKRVGAGLIEVFSEPCVHCSGRGIVVHSEPIEKSDGGGHHASSSSGGGRRGRGRTGTSGNDSAAPSRPTPAPGGPTPAQIAAAAHAAAVASSAQASAKVADDPVADSAAVAGTSAAADGTPESTDAPKSTGTRKSTGTPRRSGGATVWRPPSAATPADSPELSTSAADPSVDSSGAAPAAAPSPVATTPDPAASSEPPAPRVRGARRASRRAQSAPKAPPAAETAAAPAPQTRVAGTTGGDAAPVVTAGTGRPEAVHVDADTGPAQESPAAPTQAPTRRRGRGRVVAPAGPPTGAPTDATGSPDGQTPGTSAGSPGESGPESSH